A single Populus alba chromosome 7, ASM523922v2, whole genome shotgun sequence DNA region contains:
- the LOC118030575 gene encoding serine/threonine-protein kinase STY46-like isoform X1, translating to MHPVSKHVHCDWCILKGVFKLPSLIKVAVDVSKGMNYLHQNNIIHKDLKAANLLMDENEEHFLNLHVVKAADFGFSRVRTQSGVMTAETGTYHWMAPEKPYDHKAAVLSFGIVACELLAREVSAPVLRRSQLLHSYMNRLRAALGVVQKGLWPTISKHAHPKLAKLLEGCFKSQIKDRNQIRGISHHHASVPLNSSNFLN from the exons ATGCACCCGGTCTCCAAACATGTGCATTGTGACTGGTGCATCCTA AAGGGTGTATTTAAGCTTCCATCCTTAATCAAAGTGGCAGTTGATGTCTCAAAGGGAATGAATTATCTCcaccaaaataacataattcacAAGGACCTGAAAGCTGCCAATCTTCTGATGGATGAAAATGAAGAGCATTTCCTGAACTTGCAT GTTGTCAAAGCTGCTGATTTTGGGTTTTCCAGAGTACGGACTCAATCTGGGGTAATGACAGCTGAAACGGGAACATACCACTGGATGGCTCCTGAG AAACCATACGATCATAAGGCTGCTGTTTTGAGTTTTGGAATAGTTGCATGCGAGCTTCTAGCAAGAGAAGTAAGCGCACCAGTTTTGAGGAGG TCACAGCTTCTTCACTCATACATGAACCGGTTGCGAGCAGCATTAGGTGTGGTGCAAAAG GGTCTATGGCCCACAATCTCCAAGCACGCTCATCCAAAACTCGCTAAACTGCTTGAGGGTTGCTTCAAGAGCCAAATCAAAGACCGAAATCAAATTAGGGGAATTAGCCATCATCATGCATCAGTTCCATTGAACAGTTCTAACTTTCTTAATTGA